AATTGAGAAACGTTTGGAGCGCAGAAACTGGGAAAACCAACAGAGGCCGATGTTCAGGGGGATCAACATTGGATATGAGATGGATGATCGCCATAAGGGGATTGCCTGCGGAGGAATTGGTGTGATCCATTTGATGGCGAAGCGGCTGGGACTTGCCAAACAGATCGATAAGCATCTGCATCTGCTCAAGCGGCATCTTCCATACCA
This genomic window from Candidatus Eisenbacteria bacterium contains:
- a CDS encoding IS1380 family transposase codes for the protein MKKLNHKILGKRKRKIEKRLERRNWENQQRPMFRGINIGYEMDDRHKGIACGGIGVIHLMAKRLGLAKQIDKHLHLLKRHLPY